The Leptospira sp. WS39.C2 genome contains a region encoding:
- a CDS encoding dihydrofolate reductase family protein — protein sequence MRKVVFGINASLDGFFGHEDMNADEDLHQYFTEILKESSQILYGRTTYELMVPFWPDVAKNQSMSKVSNEFATVFSSLEKILFSTTLKNVDDQNTTLASRSLRDEVTHLKKQIGKDICVGSLSIASQLSNLGLIDEYRIVVHPVIVGKGPRLFSNHPLEKSLRLDLISTKTFPSGNVAHHYLTRRN from the coding sequence ATGAGAAAGGTTGTTTTTGGGATCAATGCCTCCCTCGATGGTTTTTTTGGGCATGAGGATATGAATGCGGATGAAGACCTACACCAATACTTCACAGAAATTTTAAAAGAATCCAGTCAGATACTGTATGGCCGAACTACATACGAATTGATGGTTCCATTTTGGCCAGACGTAGCCAAAAACCAATCAATGTCAAAAGTTAGCAATGAGTTTGCGACAGTTTTCTCCTCACTAGAAAAAATATTATTTTCAACTACACTAAAAAATGTTGATGATCAAAACACAACCCTTGCATCAAGGTCGCTCCGTGACGAGGTAACTCATCTCAAAAAACAAATTGGAAAAGATATTTGTGTGGGAAGTTTGAGTATAGCGTCACAACTTTCCAACTTGGGTTTGATCGATGAATATCGAATTGTAGTTCACCCGGTGATTGTTGGAAAGGGCCCTCGTTTGTTTTCAAACCATCCTTTAGAAAAATCCCTTCGATTGGATTTAATTAGTACAAAAACGTTTCCGTCTGGTAATGTTGCACACCATTACCTTACACGAAGGAATTAA
- a CDS encoding DUF3995 domain-containing protein: MIFYTILLIFTSLLLFILSLIHIYWAFGGLWPGDSKQDLIDKVFGKGNQFPSPISCIFVASSLLIFSLLPILWMNQKSEWINPQILIWVRICMAFVSFIFFIRGVLGYLPFLTKHWKPIFVHYTKRIYNPLCLFLGFAFLMMIILG, translated from the coding sequence ATGATATTTTATACAATCCTGCTTATTTTCACTTCCCTTCTACTTTTTATTTTATCTTTGATCCACATTTACTGGGCGTTTGGTGGTCTTTGGCCGGGAGATTCTAAACAAGATTTGATTGATAAAGTTTTTGGAAAAGGAAATCAGTTCCCTTCACCAATCAGTTGTATATTTGTGGCGAGTTCTCTTTTGATCTTTTCCCTTTTACCAATTCTATGGATGAACCAGAAATCAGAATGGATAAATCCTCAAATATTGATATGGGTTCGTATTTGTATGGCTTTTGTAAGTTTTATATTTTTTATTAGAGGTGTATTGGGGTATTTACCTTTTCTCACCAAACATTGGAAACCGATCTTCGTACATTACACCAAAAGAATTTACAACCCACTTTGTTTATTCTTAGGTTTTGCTTTCTTAATGATGATCATTCTGGGTTAA